A window from Strix uralensis isolate ZFMK-TIS-50842 chromosome 15, bStrUra1, whole genome shotgun sequence encodes these proteins:
- the HPS5 gene encoding BLOC-2 complex member HPS5: MASVPIIPDSYNHVLAEFECLDPLLSALRLDSSRLKCTCIDVSKRWLALGSSGGGLNLIQKDGWKHRLFLTHKEGAISRVACCLHDEDYVAVATSQGLVVVWELNQERRGKPERIYVSSEHKGRKVTALCWDTAALRVFVGDHVGKVSAIKINTSKQGKAAATFVMFPVQIITTVDSRVVQLDYLDGRLLISSLTRTYLCDTEREKFWKIGNKERDGQFGACFFPVGKNSGNQQPLIYCARPGSRMWEVNFDGEVQSTHQFKQLLSSPPLPVVTLRMDPHYTNSSRSPQSLSFPKLLYLTEHCVMTWTERGIYIFLPQSVQVLLWSEVKDIQDIAVYKSELFCLHTNGKVVHLSLLLIDRCIERLMRRGFWTLAARVCCLFQNSIISCRARKNLPLDKLEHLKSQLDASTQEDLVTQLEELISKLEPPDSACSSRRSSISSHESFSVLDSGIYRVISRRGSQSDEDSCSLHSQTFSEDERLKEFPAHQEDEQVELDNVSHASVTVEADRNETFLPFSIPLSFRSPSPLVSLQAVKESVSSFVRKTTEKIGTLHISPDARGRQEAKDDEQLQELTVNLVASPREEKELEPQSCQLPEEDHLRDLKAATAEAIAKLQDPLVLLEPQCMRRVLQEWLVYLEEKFGSREHSASSIKKSKTVRAEEQSAVLEENLRLDPTDGDPADKEQSSILEDCTEKENTDETCVSKTMCENSTDLKGPLACSFQVSPPCVIEPDVQKDLTELTTLCFELHVFSSGNGDAEESSNGSLPLAASWTLACRFMQSYFFLLDLKRLKQCIITMYATNPNVWETYIAGLKELTCHSPVALSMENEDMLKILKQLHDLGPWDDSPLLLVHAQRLYEKFGEIALRPLIKFHPSILPSDIKQLCRNDPAHFLAYLDSLVKSKPEDKRSSLLRSLLQPESVRLDWLCLAVSRDAPQRANTVDAEGNPRPRSHLFTWGYSQLILLLIKLPADFVTKEKMADICKSHGFWPGYLFLCLELDRRIEAFTNIARLDDLSLLNGEDGAIPETIEEWKFLLHLAQNHSTAFHHHGPQNGSAVSNGSSSCPDCVTVENVALLLAKAIGPNRALPLLQECGLTLELSERFTGVCEILRIAEKRQRALIQSMLERCDRFLWSQQA; encoded by the exons ATGGCCTCTGTGCCGATAATTCCAGACTCTTACAATCATGTGTTGGCAGAGTTTGAATGTTTGGATCCGTTGCTCTCTGCGCTTAGGCTGGATTCTAGTCGTCTGAAG TGCACATGTATAGATGTGTCGAAGAGATGGCTAGCTCTCGGCAGTTCAGGAGGAGGACTGAACCTTATACAGAAGGATGGTTGGAAGCACAGACTCTTTCTCACTCATAAG GAAGGTGCCATTTCCCGGGTTGCCTGTTGCTTGCATGATGAAGACTATGTTGCTGTGGCCACCAG CCAAGGTCTTGTAGTAGTCTGGGAGCTGAATCAGGAACGTCGTGGGAAGCCAGAACGGATTTATGTTTCCTCTGAGCATAAGGGCAGAAAAGTCACAGCTCTGTGTTGGGATACAGCTGCCCTGCGTGTTTTTGTAGGAGATCATGTGGGAAAAGTATCAGCCATCAAGATTAACACATCGAAACAAGGGAAG GCTGCTGCTACTTTTGTGATGTTTCCTGTTCAGATTATAACCACCGTAGATTCTCGGGTTGTTCAGCTTGATTATTTGGATGGAAGACTGCTCATATCTTCACTTACACGCACTTATTTGTGTGATACTGAGAG aGAGAAGTTCTGGAAAATTGGTAATAAAGAGAGAGATGGACAATTTGGAGCATGTTTCTTCCCTGTTGGAAAAAACAGTGGGAATCAGCAGCCATTAATATATTGTGCGCGACCTGGCTCAAGGATGTGGGAGGTGAACTTTGATGGGGAAGTGCAAAGCACACATCAGTTCAAGCAGCTGCTCTCCTCACCGCCTCTCCCTGTTGTTACTCTCAG GATGGATCCTCATTATACTAATTCCAGTCGCTCTCCACAATCTTTATCTTTCCCTAAGCTGCTGTATTTGAC TGAGCACTGTGTGATGACCTGGACAGAAAGaggcatttatatttttcttcctcaaagtGTTCAAGTCTTACTCTGGAGTGAAGTAAAAG ATATTCAGGATATTGCAGTTTACAAAAGTGAGTTGTTCTGTCTCCATACAAATGGAAAAGTTGTGCACCTCTCCCTTCTGCTGATTGACCGCTGCATAGAACGTCTGATGAGAAGAGGGTTCTGGACCCTTGCTGCCAGGGTCTGTTGTCTCTTCCAAAATTCAATTATTTCTTGCAGA GCAAGAAAAAATTTGCCTCTAGACAAGCTGGAGCACTTGAAGTCTCAGCTGGATGCCTCAACCCAAGAAGATCTCGTTACGCAACTGGAAGAACTAATTTCAAAATTGGAACCTCCAGATTCTGCCTGCAGCAGTAGAAGGAGCAGTATTTCATCTCAC GAAAGCTTCAGTGTCTTAGACTCCGGAATATATCGTGTTATCAGTCGAAGAGGCAGCCAGTCAGATGAAGATTCATGTTCTCTCCACAGTCAAACATTCTCAGAAGATGAACGACTTAAAGAATTTCCTGCACACCAGGAAGATGAACAAGTAGAACTTG ACAATGTATCTCATGCATCTGTGACGGTTGAGGCTGACCGGAATGAGACATTTCTCCCATTCAGTATTCCTTTGTCATTTCGTTCCCCATCTCCTCTCGTCTCTCTCCAAGCTGTCAAAGAAAG CGTTTCCAGCTTTGTACGCAAAACTACTGAAAAGATTGGCACACTTCATATAAGTCCTGACGCTAGAGGGAGGCAAGAAGCAAAGGATGAcgagcagctgcaggagctgacTGTTAATCTGGTAGCATCTCCCCGGGAAGAGAAAGA GTTAGAACCACAGAGCTGCCAGCTTCCAGAGGAGGACCATCTAAGAGATCTCAAGGCTGCAACGGCAGAAGCTAT AGCCAAACTCCAGGATCCCCTGGTTTTGTTAGAACCACAGTGTATGAGAAGGGTTTTACAGGAATGGCTCGTCTATCTAGAAGAAAAGTTTGGCAGCAGAGAGCATTCTGCTTCCTCTATTAAGAAAAGCAAGACTGTGCGTGCTGAAGAACAGAGTGCAGTCTTGGAGGAAAACCTACGACTCGATCCGACTGATGGAGACCCAGCAGACAAAGAACAGAGTAGTATCTTGGAAGACtgcactgaaaaggaaaacactgaTGAAACCTGTGTAAGCAAAACCATGTGTGAAAACAGTACTGATTTGAAGGGACCTTTGGCCTGCAGCTTTCAAGTGTCTCCTCCGTGTGTCATAGAACCGGATGTTCAGAAAGATCTCACTGAGTTGACAACACTGTGTTTTGAActgcatgtattttcttctggaaatggtGATGCTGAGGAAAGTTCTAATGGAAGTCTTCCACTAGCAGCTTCGTGGACCTTGGCTTGTAGGTTTATGCAAAGCTACTTCTTTCTTTTGGATTTAAAAAGACTAAAGCAGTGTATTATAACCATGTATGCAACCAACCCTAATGTATGGGAAACATACATCGCAGGATTGAAAG AACTAACTTGTCACAGTCCAGTGGCCTTATCAATGGAAAATGAAGATATgttgaaaatactgaaacagcTGCATGACCTGGGGCCTTGGGATGACAGCCCACTGTTACTGGTACATGCTCAAAG GCTTTATGAAAAATTTGGGGAAATAGCTCTTCGGCCCTTGATCAAGTTCCACCCCTCTATTTTGCCTTCTGATATCAAACAGCTTTGCAGGAATGATCCAGCTCACTTTTTAGCATATTTAGATAGTCTGGTGAAATCAAAGCCAGAGGACAAAAG gtCATCTCTTCTTAGATCTCTTCTGCAGCCTGAATCTGTACGACTGGACTGGTTGTGCTTGGCAGTTTCTCGTGATGCACCACAAAGAGCAAATACTGTGGATGCGGAAGGAAATCCCAG GCCACGATCGCATTTGTTTACTTGGGGCTACAGCCAGCTCATTCTGCTTTTGATTAAACTCCCAGCTGATTTTGTTACAAAAGAGAAGATGGCTGACATCTGTAAATCACATGG GTTTTGGCCTGGATATCTTTTTCTCTGTCTGGAGCTGGATAGAAGAATAGAAGCCTTTACTAATATTGCTCGTTTGGATGATTTGAGCCTGTTGAATGGAGAAGATG GTGCCATTCCAGAGACCATAGAAGAATGGAAGTTTCTTCTGCATCTTGCACAGAATCACAGCACGGCTTTCCACCACCATGGCCCACAGAATGGGAGTGCTGTCAGCAACGGTAGCTCCAGCTGCCCAGACTGCGTCACTGTGGAAAACGTAGCGCTCTTACTGGCAAAGGCCATTGGCCCAAATCGTGCCTTGCCTCTCTTGCAGGAGTGTGGCTTGACACTAGAATTGTCTGAGAGGTTTACTGGTGTCTGTGAAATACTGAGAATTGCTGAGAAAAGGCAAAG AGCGCTGATTCAGTCCATGTTGGAAAGGTGTGACCGGTTTTTGTGGTCTCAGCAAGCATAG